A genomic segment from Coccinella septempunctata chromosome 3, icCocSept1.1, whole genome shotgun sequence encodes:
- the LOC123309405 gene encoding achaete-scute complex protein T3-like has product MATILQTMTLGQQTKMYNLVQQQSPQNNNCVIVPNSLQKQTVLSQKRAIAPNPVERTSVLVNNNNNNDLRCKRKIQFMPYGASPQQPASVARRNARERNRVKQVNNGFATLRQHIPAALASALSPQSGTGRGASKKLSKVETLRLAVEYIRSLQQLIDEHENDNTMNRVTNENAIDSRYYTNSPESLNQQYSYPILLPTPSCSEASVSPTPSQGSESSYSAVSGYTNNLYQETYESYEPKSPVDEELLDVIFSWQQEN; this is encoded by the coding sequence ATGGCTACCATCCTTCAGACCATGACCCTTGGACAGCAAACGAAAATGTACAACCTAGTTCAGCAGCAGTCGCCGCAGAACAACAACTGTGTTATCGTTCCGAATTCGCTTCAGAAACAGACTGTTTTATCGCAGAAACGTGCCATAGCTCCGAACCCGGTGGAGAGGACCTCGGTTTTGGTcaataacaacaacaacaacgacCTTCGTTGCAAGAGGAAAATTCAGTTTATGCCTTACGGTGCCTCGCCTCAGCAACCAGCCTCCGTGGCCAGGAGAAATGCCAGGGAGAGGAACAGAGTGAAACAAGTTAACAACGGTTTCGCCACTTTGAGACAACACATCCCCGCTGCCTTAGCCTCTGCGTTATCCCCTCAAAGCGGAACTGGAAGAGGAGCGAGCAAGAAACTCAGCAAAGTCGAAACTCTCAGGTTAGCAGTCGAATACATCAGGAGTCTCCAACAGCTCATCGACGAACACGAAAACGACAACACGATGAACAGGGTAACCAACGAAAACGCCATCGACAGTCGGTATTACACCAACAGTCCCGAATCCCTGAATCAGCAATATTCCTACCCAATTCTTCTGCCCACACCCTCCTGCTCAGAAGCATCGGTATCGCCGACACCTTCCCAAGGCTCAGAAAGTTCCTACTCAGCCGTCTCCGGCTACACGAATAACTTGTACCAAGAAACCTACGAAAGCTACGAACCAAAGAGTCCGGTGGATGAAGAACTCTTAGACGTCATATTCTCATGGCAGCAAGAAAATTAA